From Anopheles darlingi chromosome 2, idAnoDarlMG_H_01, whole genome shotgun sequence, the proteins below share one genomic window:
- the LOC125948513 gene encoding phospholipid-transporting ATPase ID isoform X3 — protein sequence MPISHATHADSVELEILEVRHDSSDDLDLDEAAAALGGRRKLPKINRRQLPATGGGVSTAAGTQMPGVSVGRGIGMISPRTGSPPRRKRFRRNRTSSRRKSNSQSCGSLYNLAAGAVQPIQLQRSEPNVNFYSSPGEHQQQQQQYGEATIDVNFHDVQDSSNTLDDAPVLESCESLGRSRSVGGGRTRCSSGATGHRINAGTGELATGGGSIGEGIASGGGRGGGILDDVDDDYEDELEERPMGRDGLEASSGHHRSAHGLRASIASILGRLGLWNTDKAGSKGPIILTRSETKSSFDRGQSYISNGATRLRSIFGENERRIRANDREYNTQFKYANNYIKTSKYSILTFLPLNLLEQFQRLANFYFLCLLILQLIPAISSLTPVTTAIPLIGVLMLTAIKDAYDDFQRHMSDSQVNNRRSKTLRHGKLVDERWSGVQVGDIIRMDNDQFVAADILLLSSSEPNGLCFIETAELDGETNLKCKQCLPETAAMAQQEDLLWKFNGEIVCEPPNNLLNKFDGTLTWKNQRYPLDNDKILLRGCIIRNTQWCYGVVIFAGKDTKLMQNSGKTKFKRTTIDRLLNFIIIGIVFFLLSICGFCTIASAIWEAFVGYKFQIYLPWERIIPKDYLQGAISIGCLVFFSYAIVLNTVVPISLYVSVEVIRFAQSFLINWDEKMYYDKSKTHAKARTTTLNEELGQIQYIFSDKTGTLTQNIMTFNKCSIAGRAYGDVVDVRTGETVELSEPTFNSNTSLLLNAEEPPGRSTPQPTFTTTTEPVQITSPSNKKHPPSLHVRFSQHSNSQQTQTSISTKQDTTSQAHIPVRPTTDLPPPSGSNTPGLHVSSYTVVMEPVDFSFNPEYEPEFRWYDQGLLDAVRSGEEHSHSFFRLLALCHTVMAEEKNGKLDYQAQSPDEAALVSAARNFGFVFKSRAPNSITIEVMGKTEEYELLSILDFNNVRKRMSVVLRRNNSIILYCKGADSVIYDRLGPNQHDLKARTQEHLNKFAGEGLRTLVLAERRLSKEFYESWLVRQREAALSMDAREDKLSAIYEEIECDMELIGVTAIEDKLQDGVPQTIANLQLAGIKIWVLTGDKQETAINIGYSCQLLTDDMVDVFVIDGITKAEVEQQLRKYMDSLRIVNTYHPTNVHKAGTVVQSQTGASSETSAVTANGAQHSSSSGPMVDIQNTSPPSVSVVTFSVNCSNYTDGFEKGEPTGFNDLDENAGVALVINGHSLVHCLTSELESKFLEIASHCKAVICCRVTPLQKAMVVELIKRAKNAVTLAIGDGANDVSMIKAAHIGVGISGQEGMQAVLASDYSIAQFKFLERLLLVHGRWSYYRMCKFLRYFFYKNFAFTLCHFWYAFFCGFSAQTVFDPMFISVYNLFYTSLPVLALGIFEQDVSDKNSVDYPKLYAPGMTNALFNTTEFIRSVLHGIFSSLILFLIPYGTYKDGISPDGYVLNDHMLLGSVVATILILDNTAQIALDTSYWTVFNHIMVWGSLLWYFFLDYFYNYVIGGPYVGSLTQAMKEATFWFTTVLTVIVLMIPVLASRFYFVDVFPSLPDKIRAQQRLALLRSRQSSDVLRTPSARKARRSLRSGYAFAHQEGFGRLITSGKIMRKLPQDFAFPLGLGSKKQHSTESTKNNNNNVSNSNTNNNVNNATNNGAGGGGIVSVGSGTTTTATTLAALNGNQIVNLPGSSNSDHSPRAPCQDLDTINL from the exons ATGCCGATATCGCACGCAACGCACGCGGATTCGGTCGAGCTCGAGATACTGGAGGTACGCCACGATTCGAGCgacgatctcgatctcgatgagGCGGCCGCGGCACTCGGTGGCCGCCGTAAGCTACCGAAGATCAATCGGCGACAGCTGccggcgaccggtggtggtgtctcaACGGCTGCCGGTACGCAAATGCCGGGTGTATCCGTTGGCCGCGGCATTGGTATGATATCACCCCGTACCGGTTCCCCGCCACGTCGGAAACGCTTCCGACGGAATCGTACCAGCAGTCGGCGAAAATCCAACTCGCAAAGCTGCGGCAGTCTGTACAATCTTGCTGCCGGTGCGGTACAACCGATTCAACTGCAACGCTCGGAACCGAACGTTAACTTCTACTCCAGCCCCGgtgagcaccagcagcagcagcagcagtacggcgAGGCGACGATCGACGTCAACTTCCACGACGTCCAGGACAGCTCGAACACGCTCGACGATGCACCGGTGCTGGAAAGCTGCGAAAGCTTAGGTCGTTCACGtagcgttggtggtggacgcACACGCTGCAGTTCCGGTGCAACTGGCCACCGGATAAATGCCGGCACTGGTGAGCTGGCCACTGGCGGTGGTAGTATTGGTGAAGGTattgctagtggtggtggtcgtggcggTGGAATCCTTgatgacgtcgacgatgactaCGAGGACGAGCTGGAGGAACGACCAATGGGACGCGATGGATTGGAAGCATCATCCGGCCACCATCGCTCGGCGCACGGGCTGCGGGCCTCGATTGCCTCGATACTGGGTCGCCTCGGCCTCTGGAACACCGACAAGGCGGGATCCAAGGGTCCGATCATACTGACGCGCAGCGAAACGAAATCATCCTTCGATCGTGGCCAATCTTACATATCGAACGGAGCCACCCGACTACGATCGATTTTCGGGG AAAATGAACGACGAATACGAGCCAACGATAGAGAATACAATACACAGTTCAAATATGCT AACAACTACATCAAAACGTCCAAGTACTCGATATTAACGTTTCTGCCTTTGAACCTGCTGGAGCAGTTCCAACGTCTTGCcaacttttactttctctGTCTGCTGATACTGCAGCTGATACCGGCGATCTCGTCGCTAACACCGGTCACCACCGCGATCCCACTGATCGGGGTTCTTATGCTAACTGCCATCAAGGATGCCTACGATGATTTC CAAAGACACATGTCCGATTCGCAAGTTAACAACCGGCGCTCGAAGACGCTCCGGCATGGGAAGCTGGTGGACGAGCGCTGGTCCGGCGTCCAGGTCGGGGACATCATCCGGATGGACAACGATCAGTTCGTGGCGGCCgacatcctgctgctgtcgtccAGCGAACCGAACGGTTTGTGCTTTATCGAGACGGCCGAGCTCGACGGTGAGACGAACCTGAAGTGCAAACAGTGCCTACCGGAGACGGCCGCCATGGCCCAGCAGGAGGATCTGCTGTGGAAGTTCAACGGTGAGATCGTGTGCGAACCGCCGAACAATCTGCTGAACAAGTTCGACGGTACGCTGACGTGGAAGAACCAGCGCTACCCGCTCGACAACGACAAGATACTGCTGCGCGGTTGCATCATCCGGAACACGCAGTGGTGCTACGGTGTTGTCATCTTCGCCGGCAAGGACACCAAGCTGATGCAGAACTCGGGCAAGACCAAATTCAAACGGACGACCATCGATAGGCTATTAAATTTTATAATCATAGGA ATAGTGTTCTTTCTTTTATCGATATGCGGGTTCTGCACGATTGCGTCCGCAATATGGGAGGCGTTTGTAGGATACAAATTTCAA ATTTATCTGCCATGGGAACGGATAATCCCGAAGGATTACCTGCAGGGTGCAATCAGTATCGGGTGTCTAGTCTTTTTTTCCTACGCAATCGTACTGAACACAGTGGTGCCAATATCTTTATACGTGTCGGTCGAG GTGATACGGTTCGCGCAATCCTTTCTCATCAACTGGGACGAAAAGATGTACTACGATAAGTCGAAAACCCACGCCAAAGCCCGGACGACCACGCTGAACGAGGAGCTCGGCCAAATCCAGTATATCTTCTCCGACAAGACGGGAACGTTGACGCAGAACATTATGACCTTCAACAaatgcagcattgccggtcgtGCCTATGGCGATGTGGTGGATGTGCGAACCGGTGAAACGGTCGAGCTGTCGGAG cCTACATTCAACAGTAACACATCGCTTTTGTTAAACGCTGAAGAGCCACCCGGGCGCAGCACACCACAGCCAACcttcacaaccaccaccgaaccagTTCAGATTACAAGTCCCTCAAACAAAAAGCATCCACCTTCACTACATGTTAGATTCAGTCAGCACAGTAATAGCCAACAAACGCAGACGTCCATATCCACTAAGCAAGACACCACATCACAAGCCCATATCCCGGTGCGGCCGACAACCGATCTACCACCACCCAGTGGGAGCAATACGCCAGGACTGCAT GTTTCCTCATACACCGTG GTTATGGAGCCGGTAGATTTTTCCTTCAATCCGGAGTACGAACCCGAGTTCCGGTGGTACGATCAGGGTCTCCTGGATGCGGTACGGTCGGGCGAAGAGCACTCGCATAGCTTTTTCCGTTTACTAGCTCTGTGCCACACGGTCATGGCGGAGGAGAAGAATGGCAA GCTAGACTATCAAGCACAAAGTCCTGACGAGGCGGCTCTCGTGTCGGCGGCACGAAattttggatttgtttttaaatcaCGAGCACCTAATAGTATAACAATCGAGGTTATGGGTAAAACAGAG GAGTATGAGCTGTTAAGTATATTAGATTTTAATAATGTTAGAAAGCGAATGTCAGTGGTTTTGCGTCGCAACAACTCCATTATACTGTACTGTAAAGGCGCCGACAGTGTGATATACGATCGGTTGGGACCGAACCAGCACGACCTGAAAGCTCGTACACAGGAACATTTGAAT AAATTCGCCGGCGAAGGCCTACGGACGCTGGTGCTCGCCGAACGGCGACTTTCGAAGGAGTTCTATGAGTCCTGGCTGGTGCGCCAACGAGAAGCTGCCTTATCTATGGACGCTAGGGAGGATAAGTTGAGTGCAATTTACGAGGAGATCGAATGTGATATGGAGCTGATCGGGGTGACGGCCATTGAGGATAAACTGCAGGATGGCGTCCCGCAAACGATAGCAAACCTACAGCTGGCCGGCATCAAGATCTGGGTTTTGACGGGCGATAAACAGG AAACTGCAATAAACATAGGGTACTCGTGTCAGCTGTTAACGGATGATATGGTTGACGTGTTTGTGATCGACGGTATTACGAAGGCGGAAGTAGAGCAACAGCTGCGCAAGTACATGGACTCACTGCGAATCGTTAACACCTACCATCCGACGA ACGTTCACAAGGCTGGCACTGTTGTACAGTCACAAACGGGTGCCAGTAGCGAAACGAGCGCCGTCACGGCAAACGGTGcccagcacagcagcagctctggaCCGATGGTCGACATACAGAATACCTCGCCGCCATCGGTTTCAGTGGTGACGTTTAG CGTTAATTGTAGCAACTATACCGATGGATTCGAAAAGGGCGAACCAACCGGGTTCAACGACTTGGACGAAAACGCGGGCGTCGCGCTAGTCATCAACGGTCACTCGCTCGTGCACTGTCTGACGTCGGAGCTGGAGAGCAAGTTCCTAGAGATCGCTTCCCACTGTAAGGCCGTCATCTGCTGCCGCGTGACTCCACTTCAGAAAGCGATGGTCGTTGAGTTGATCAAGCGTGCCAAAAACGCAGTCACGCTCGCGATCGGTGACGGAGCCAACGATGTGTCGATGATCAAAG CTGCTCACATCGGTGTTGGAATCTCGGGTCAGGAGGGAATGCAGGCCGTCCTGGCCAGTGACTACTCGATCGCTCAGTTCAAATTCCTCGAaagactgctgctggtacacggCCGCTGGTCGTACTATCGGATGTGTAAATTTTTGCGCTACTTTTTCTACAAAAACTTTGCATTCACGTTATGCCATTTTTGGTATGCCTTCTTTTGCGGCTTCAGTGCACAG ACCGTTTTTGATCCGATGTTTATATCTGTGTACAATCTATTCTACACCTCGCTACCGGTGCTAGCACTGGGTATCTTCGAGCAGGATGTGTCGGACAAAAACAGTGTCGACTATCCGAAACTCTACGCACCTGGCATGACGAATGCACTGTTCAACACGACCGAATTCATCCGCAGCGTACTGCATGGTATCTTTAGTTCGCTGATATTGTTCCTTATACCGTATG GTACATACAAGGATGGTATCTCTCCGGATGGCTATGTGCTGAACGATCACATGCTTCTAGGTTCCGTAGTGGCGACGATACTCATCCTCGACAACACTGCACAG ATCGCCTTAGACACGTCATACTGGACCGTTTTCAATCACATCATGGTTTGGGGCAGTCTGCTGTGGTACTTCTTTCTTGACTATTTCTACAACTATGTCATCGGTGGCCCTTACGTTGGATCCCTGACGCAAGCCATGAAGGAAGCTACCTTCTGGTTTACGACTGTCCTCACCGTCATCGTTCTCATGATACCGGTGTTGGCCTCGCGGTTTTACTTTGTCGATGTGTTTCCGAGCCTACCGGATAAG ATACGAGCCCAGCAACGGTTGGCATTGCTACGATCCCGACAGAGCAGTGACGTCCTGCGTACACCATCGGCTCGTAAAGCGCGAAGATCGCTCCGTTCTGGCTATGCATTCGCCCATCAG GAAGGATTTGGGCGGCTTATTACGTCTGGCAAAATTATGCGGAAGCTGCCACAGGATTTTGCCTTCCCGCTTGGATTGGGCAGTAAAAAGCAGCACTCAACCGAATCGaccaaaaataataacaataatgttagcaacagtaacacaaacaacaatgtTAACAATGCCACCAacaatggtgccggtggtggtggtatcgtgAGCGTTGGCAGCGGTACAActacgaccgcgacgacgctGGCGGCCCTTAATGGTAATCAGATAGTCAATCTTCCTGGCAGCTCCAACAGCGATCACAGTCCCCGAGCACCCTGTCAGGATCTAGATACGATAAATCTGTAG
- the LOC125948513 gene encoding phospholipid-transporting ATPase ID isoform X1 has protein sequence MPISHATHADSVELEILEVRHDSSDDLDLDEAAAALGGRRKLPKINRRQLPATGGGVSTAAGTQMPGVSVGRGIGMISPRTGSPPRRKRFRRNRTSSRRKSNSQSCGSLYNLAAGAVQPIQLQRSEPNVNFYSSPGEHQQQQQQYGEATIDVNFHDVQDSSNTLDDAPVLESCESLGRSRSVGGGRTRCSSGATGHRINAGTGELATGGGSIGEGIASGGGRGGGILDDVDDDYEDELEERPMGRDGLEASSGHHRSAHGLRASIASILGRLGLWNTDKAGSKGPIILTRSETKSSFDRGQSYISNGATRLRSIFGENERRIRANDREYNTQFKYANNYIKTSKYSILTFLPLNLLEQFQRLANFYFLCLLILQLIPAISSLTPVTTAIPLIGVLMLTAIKDAYDDFQRHMSDSQVNNRRSKTLRHGKLVDERWSGVQVGDIIRMDNDQFVAADILLLSSSEPNGLCFIETAELDGETNLKCKQCLPETAAMAQQEDLLWKFNGEIVCEPPNNLLNKFDGTLTWKNQRYPLDNDKILLRGCIIRNTQWCYGVVIFAGKDTKLMQNSGKTKFKRTTIDRLLNFIIIGIVFFLLSICGFCTIASAIWEAFVGYKFQIYLPWERIIPKDYLQGAISIGCLVFFSYAIVLNTVVPISLYVSVEVIRFAQSFLINWDEKMYYDKSKTHAKARTTTLNEELGQIQYIFSDKTGTLTQNIMTFNKCSIAGRAYGDVVDVRTGETVELSEPTFNSNTSLLLNAEEPPGRSTPQPTFTTTTEPVQITSPSNKKHPPSLHVRFSQHSNSQQTQTSISTKQDTTSQAHIPVRPTTDLPPPSGSNTPGLHVSSYTVVMEPVDFSFNPEYEPEFRWYDQGLLDAVRSGEEHSHSFFRLLALCHTVMAEEKNGKLDYQAQSPDEAALVSAARNFGFVFKSRAPNSITIEVMGKTEEYELLSILDFNNVRKRMSVVLRRNNSIILYCKGADSVIYDRLGPNQHDLKARTQEHLNKFAGEGLRTLVLAERRLSKEFYESWLVRQREAALSMDAREDKLSAIYEEIECDMELIGVTAIEDKLQDGVPQTIANLQLAGIKIWVLTGDKQETAINIGYSCQLLTDDMVDVFVIDGITKAEVEQQLRKYMDSLRIVNTYHPTNVHKAGTVVQSQTGASSETSAVTANGAQHSSSSGPMVDIQNTSPPSVSVVTFRWDNRHKYTSIGGSEEAPDSVNCSNYTDGFEKGEPTGFNDLDENAGVALVINGHSLVHCLTSELESKFLEIASHCKAVICCRVTPLQKAMVVELIKRAKNAVTLAIGDGANDVSMIKAAHIGVGISGQEGMQAVLASDYSIAQFKFLERLLLVHGRWSYYRMCKFLRYFFYKNFAFTLCHFWYAFFCGFSAQTVFDPMFISVYNLFYTSLPVLALGIFEQDVSDKNSVDYPKLYAPGMTNALFNTTEFIRSVLHGIFSSLILFLIPYGTYKDGISPDGYVLNDHMLLGSVVATILILDNTAQIALDTSYWTVFNHIMVWGSLLWYFFLDYFYNYVIGGPYVGSLTQAMKEATFWFTTVLTVIVLMIPVLASRFYFVDVFPSLPDKIRAQQRLALLRSRQSSDVLRTPSARKARRSLRSGYAFAHQEGFGRLITSGKIMRKLPQDFAFPLGLGSKKQHSTESTKNNNNNVSNSNTNNNVNNATNNGAGGGGIVSVGSGTTTTATTLAALNGNQIVNLPGSSNSDHSPRAPCQDLDTINL, from the exons ATGCCGATATCGCACGCAACGCACGCGGATTCGGTCGAGCTCGAGATACTGGAGGTACGCCACGATTCGAGCgacgatctcgatctcgatgagGCGGCCGCGGCACTCGGTGGCCGCCGTAAGCTACCGAAGATCAATCGGCGACAGCTGccggcgaccggtggtggtgtctcaACGGCTGCCGGTACGCAAATGCCGGGTGTATCCGTTGGCCGCGGCATTGGTATGATATCACCCCGTACCGGTTCCCCGCCACGTCGGAAACGCTTCCGACGGAATCGTACCAGCAGTCGGCGAAAATCCAACTCGCAAAGCTGCGGCAGTCTGTACAATCTTGCTGCCGGTGCGGTACAACCGATTCAACTGCAACGCTCGGAACCGAACGTTAACTTCTACTCCAGCCCCGgtgagcaccagcagcagcagcagcagtacggcgAGGCGACGATCGACGTCAACTTCCACGACGTCCAGGACAGCTCGAACACGCTCGACGATGCACCGGTGCTGGAAAGCTGCGAAAGCTTAGGTCGTTCACGtagcgttggtggtggacgcACACGCTGCAGTTCCGGTGCAACTGGCCACCGGATAAATGCCGGCACTGGTGAGCTGGCCACTGGCGGTGGTAGTATTGGTGAAGGTattgctagtggtggtggtcgtggcggTGGAATCCTTgatgacgtcgacgatgactaCGAGGACGAGCTGGAGGAACGACCAATGGGACGCGATGGATTGGAAGCATCATCCGGCCACCATCGCTCGGCGCACGGGCTGCGGGCCTCGATTGCCTCGATACTGGGTCGCCTCGGCCTCTGGAACACCGACAAGGCGGGATCCAAGGGTCCGATCATACTGACGCGCAGCGAAACGAAATCATCCTTCGATCGTGGCCAATCTTACATATCGAACGGAGCCACCCGACTACGATCGATTTTCGGGG AAAATGAACGACGAATACGAGCCAACGATAGAGAATACAATACACAGTTCAAATATGCT AACAACTACATCAAAACGTCCAAGTACTCGATATTAACGTTTCTGCCTTTGAACCTGCTGGAGCAGTTCCAACGTCTTGCcaacttttactttctctGTCTGCTGATACTGCAGCTGATACCGGCGATCTCGTCGCTAACACCGGTCACCACCGCGATCCCACTGATCGGGGTTCTTATGCTAACTGCCATCAAGGATGCCTACGATGATTTC CAAAGACACATGTCCGATTCGCAAGTTAACAACCGGCGCTCGAAGACGCTCCGGCATGGGAAGCTGGTGGACGAGCGCTGGTCCGGCGTCCAGGTCGGGGACATCATCCGGATGGACAACGATCAGTTCGTGGCGGCCgacatcctgctgctgtcgtccAGCGAACCGAACGGTTTGTGCTTTATCGAGACGGCCGAGCTCGACGGTGAGACGAACCTGAAGTGCAAACAGTGCCTACCGGAGACGGCCGCCATGGCCCAGCAGGAGGATCTGCTGTGGAAGTTCAACGGTGAGATCGTGTGCGAACCGCCGAACAATCTGCTGAACAAGTTCGACGGTACGCTGACGTGGAAGAACCAGCGCTACCCGCTCGACAACGACAAGATACTGCTGCGCGGTTGCATCATCCGGAACACGCAGTGGTGCTACGGTGTTGTCATCTTCGCCGGCAAGGACACCAAGCTGATGCAGAACTCGGGCAAGACCAAATTCAAACGGACGACCATCGATAGGCTATTAAATTTTATAATCATAGGA ATAGTGTTCTTTCTTTTATCGATATGCGGGTTCTGCACGATTGCGTCCGCAATATGGGAGGCGTTTGTAGGATACAAATTTCAA ATTTATCTGCCATGGGAACGGATAATCCCGAAGGATTACCTGCAGGGTGCAATCAGTATCGGGTGTCTAGTCTTTTTTTCCTACGCAATCGTACTGAACACAGTGGTGCCAATATCTTTATACGTGTCGGTCGAG GTGATACGGTTCGCGCAATCCTTTCTCATCAACTGGGACGAAAAGATGTACTACGATAAGTCGAAAACCCACGCCAAAGCCCGGACGACCACGCTGAACGAGGAGCTCGGCCAAATCCAGTATATCTTCTCCGACAAGACGGGAACGTTGACGCAGAACATTATGACCTTCAACAaatgcagcattgccggtcgtGCCTATGGCGATGTGGTGGATGTGCGAACCGGTGAAACGGTCGAGCTGTCGGAG cCTACATTCAACAGTAACACATCGCTTTTGTTAAACGCTGAAGAGCCACCCGGGCGCAGCACACCACAGCCAACcttcacaaccaccaccgaaccagTTCAGATTACAAGTCCCTCAAACAAAAAGCATCCACCTTCACTACATGTTAGATTCAGTCAGCACAGTAATAGCCAACAAACGCAGACGTCCATATCCACTAAGCAAGACACCACATCACAAGCCCATATCCCGGTGCGGCCGACAACCGATCTACCACCACCCAGTGGGAGCAATACGCCAGGACTGCAT GTTTCCTCATACACCGTG GTTATGGAGCCGGTAGATTTTTCCTTCAATCCGGAGTACGAACCCGAGTTCCGGTGGTACGATCAGGGTCTCCTGGATGCGGTACGGTCGGGCGAAGAGCACTCGCATAGCTTTTTCCGTTTACTAGCTCTGTGCCACACGGTCATGGCGGAGGAGAAGAATGGCAA GCTAGACTATCAAGCACAAAGTCCTGACGAGGCGGCTCTCGTGTCGGCGGCACGAAattttggatttgtttttaaatcaCGAGCACCTAATAGTATAACAATCGAGGTTATGGGTAAAACAGAG GAGTATGAGCTGTTAAGTATATTAGATTTTAATAATGTTAGAAAGCGAATGTCAGTGGTTTTGCGTCGCAACAACTCCATTATACTGTACTGTAAAGGCGCCGACAGTGTGATATACGATCGGTTGGGACCGAACCAGCACGACCTGAAAGCTCGTACACAGGAACATTTGAAT AAATTCGCCGGCGAAGGCCTACGGACGCTGGTGCTCGCCGAACGGCGACTTTCGAAGGAGTTCTATGAGTCCTGGCTGGTGCGCCAACGAGAAGCTGCCTTATCTATGGACGCTAGGGAGGATAAGTTGAGTGCAATTTACGAGGAGATCGAATGTGATATGGAGCTGATCGGGGTGACGGCCATTGAGGATAAACTGCAGGATGGCGTCCCGCAAACGATAGCAAACCTACAGCTGGCCGGCATCAAGATCTGGGTTTTGACGGGCGATAAACAGG AAACTGCAATAAACATAGGGTACTCGTGTCAGCTGTTAACGGATGATATGGTTGACGTGTTTGTGATCGACGGTATTACGAAGGCGGAAGTAGAGCAACAGCTGCGCAAGTACATGGACTCACTGCGAATCGTTAACACCTACCATCCGACGA ACGTTCACAAGGCTGGCACTGTTGTACAGTCACAAACGGGTGCCAGTAGCGAAACGAGCGCCGTCACGGCAAACGGTGcccagcacagcagcagctctggaCCGATGGTCGACATACAGAATACCTCGCCGCCATCGGTTTCAGTGGTGACGTTTAGGTGGGATAATAGACATAAATATACAAGTATAGGCGGAAGCGAGGAGGCACCGGACAG CGTTAATTGTAGCAACTATACCGATGGATTCGAAAAGGGCGAACCAACCGGGTTCAACGACTTGGACGAAAACGCGGGCGTCGCGCTAGTCATCAACGGTCACTCGCTCGTGCACTGTCTGACGTCGGAGCTGGAGAGCAAGTTCCTAGAGATCGCTTCCCACTGTAAGGCCGTCATCTGCTGCCGCGTGACTCCACTTCAGAAAGCGATGGTCGTTGAGTTGATCAAGCGTGCCAAAAACGCAGTCACGCTCGCGATCGGTGACGGAGCCAACGATGTGTCGATGATCAAAG CTGCTCACATCGGTGTTGGAATCTCGGGTCAGGAGGGAATGCAGGCCGTCCTGGCCAGTGACTACTCGATCGCTCAGTTCAAATTCCTCGAaagactgctgctggtacacggCCGCTGGTCGTACTATCGGATGTGTAAATTTTTGCGCTACTTTTTCTACAAAAACTTTGCATTCACGTTATGCCATTTTTGGTATGCCTTCTTTTGCGGCTTCAGTGCACAG ACCGTTTTTGATCCGATGTTTATATCTGTGTACAATCTATTCTACACCTCGCTACCGGTGCTAGCACTGGGTATCTTCGAGCAGGATGTGTCGGACAAAAACAGTGTCGACTATCCGAAACTCTACGCACCTGGCATGACGAATGCACTGTTCAACACGACCGAATTCATCCGCAGCGTACTGCATGGTATCTTTAGTTCGCTGATATTGTTCCTTATACCGTATG GTACATACAAGGATGGTATCTCTCCGGATGGCTATGTGCTGAACGATCACATGCTTCTAGGTTCCGTAGTGGCGACGATACTCATCCTCGACAACACTGCACAG ATCGCCTTAGACACGTCATACTGGACCGTTTTCAATCACATCATGGTTTGGGGCAGTCTGCTGTGGTACTTCTTTCTTGACTATTTCTACAACTATGTCATCGGTGGCCCTTACGTTGGATCCCTGACGCAAGCCATGAAGGAAGCTACCTTCTGGTTTACGACTGTCCTCACCGTCATCGTTCTCATGATACCGGTGTTGGCCTCGCGGTTTTACTTTGTCGATGTGTTTCCGAGCCTACCGGATAAG ATACGAGCCCAGCAACGGTTGGCATTGCTACGATCCCGACAGAGCAGTGACGTCCTGCGTACACCATCGGCTCGTAAAGCGCGAAGATCGCTCCGTTCTGGCTATGCATTCGCCCATCAG GAAGGATTTGGGCGGCTTATTACGTCTGGCAAAATTATGCGGAAGCTGCCACAGGATTTTGCCTTCCCGCTTGGATTGGGCAGTAAAAAGCAGCACTCAACCGAATCGaccaaaaataataacaataatgttagcaacagtaacacaaacaacaatgtTAACAATGCCACCAacaatggtgccggtggtggtggtatcgtgAGCGTTGGCAGCGGTACAActacgaccgcgacgacgctGGCGGCCCTTAATGGTAATCAGATAGTCAATCTTCCTGGCAGCTCCAACAGCGATCACAGTCCCCGAGCACCCTGTCAGGATCTAGATACGATAAATCTGTAG